The Candidatus Eremiobacterota bacterium nucleotide sequence AGGATGAGGAGCGAGCTGGTCATTGCCCATGCCATTCAGATGGGCCTGGTACCCACAAAGTTCCCTCCCTTCCCCGACAGGTCGGAGCTCGACATTGATGCGGTGCTTCTCCCCGCCCGCGATATAGGCGGCGACCTCTACAATTACTTTTTTATCGATGAGAATCATCTCTGCCTTGTCATCGGCGACGTGGCGGGGAAAGGCATCCCCGCAGCGCTCCTCATGGCGAAGATGCAGACACTCATCAAGACTGCGGCAGGGGGCTGCCTGAAACCCGAAGAGATCGTGGCGGCGGCCAACAGGGAATTTTCCGTGAACAACGAGGAATGCATGTTTGTCACCCTCTTCTGCGCCATATTCGACACGGCAGGCGGTGAGCTTGCTTATTCCAACGCCGGCCACAACCCGCCGATACTGGTGAAGAATGACGGGACAGTCACCTTTCTGCCAGATGCAGGAAACACTGCCGTGGGGCTGAATGAAGACGAGGTATTCCAGGAGCAGAGGATTTCTCTCTCAGCAGGCGAGTGCCTGGTCATGTACACCGACGGCGTCACTGAAGCCTTCAGCGTTGACGACAAGGAATTTTCCACTACGCGGCTGGCCGAGGTGGTGGGCAAAGTGGAGAAAGCCACGGCGACGCAGGTGAAAGAAGCGGTTCTCGGGGAGATCAGGGCCTTTACGCAGGGCGCCGAGCAGTCCGATGACATCACCATTATGGTCCTGAGATACCTGGGGGAAAAAGCAGCAAAGACCAAGGAGAGCCTATGAAAATTACAGTAAATAACGACCTTCAGGAAATCAAGAGGCTCACGACGGAACTGGCAGACTTCGGATCGTCGGAGCGCCTTGCAAGCAAGGTGATCCATGACATCACCCTGGCTCTCGAGGAGATCGTGACAAATATCATCTCATACGGCTATGATGATTTTGAATCCCACGAAATTGTCATCGATCTTCAAATGCTTGCCGATGAGCTCTCTGTAGAGATCTCCGATGACGGGACACCTTTCAATCCCCTCGAAATTCCCCCTCCCGACCTTAATGCCCCTCTTGATGAGAGGGAAATCGGGGGCCTTGGCATTTTCCTTGTGCGGCAGTTCATGGATGATGTGGCATACCGCCATGAAAACCAGAGGAATATCCTGACTCTCAGGAAAAAGCTGAGCCACTGACGGCGGGGCGAGACGAGCCCCCTATTCTTTTCCCCCCTCGTAATAGGGCTTTTCCAGGATTCTCCCTGAGAAGATGAGATCCAGGTAGAGCCACATGAACTGGGGAAGCATGTGAGGGCCTGCCTTGTATTGCCCCATCGTCCAGCTTGAAAAGCCGGCAAAGATTTCCCAGTCAAGCACGCGCTTCTGAAAATCCTCATCACTCAGGTGATAGACATCCTTGACTTTCTCACCGCCGCCGGCGTACATCCCCTTCCAGTCTCCTACCCCGTTCACATAGCCCCTTGCGAAGGTAATGGCCTCTTTGTATTCACCATGTTTTGCCGGGTCCATCTCGGAGAGCTTCACCACGTCGCGGGCAAGCTTCCTTGCCATCCCTTCGTGGGTTTTCCTGTAATCATGCCAGAAGGCATGGGCAAGCTCATGGAGGCCCGCCTGTCGCCCCCACGCATCGACAATGACTATCCTGTCCCAGGGGTACCATCCGCCTGCACCTCCCGTTTTATCAGGGTCCTTTGTATAGAACGACGAGGTCCCCTTGATCAGGGCCGCCACGTGGGGCTTGAAGCCAAAGACGCGGAAAATCTCATCGCGCAGGGCACTGGAGCGCTCTATTCTTGTCATGATATTCTTTTCATTGAGGGCCTCGCGAGGCGCCGGGATCAAGGCGGCCCTTATGACAAGAGGGCTCCTGCCAGCCTCAGTGCTTCCGCGGTACGCGATGACCTGGGCATAATAGATATTCCCGCGCTTCATAGGGCCGAAGCCTACGGTGGTAGAAGCCTGCGGCACCAGGTCCTTCCTGAGATGGATTTCATCGGTGGCGCGGGGAAAACGGTATTCCCTGTCCACGTAATCTTCGCGGGCAACCCAGAGCTCAAGCCGGTCGGCAGCTCCGGTCCCGGGCACCTCGACGCTCACCGAGAGAGGAGAGTTCAAAGCACTGTCGCAGGTGCCGAATCCCATCTTCACTGTGATGGGAAGGGTGCCCTGCACTTCGATCTCATAGGTGGCGAGCTTGTCGCAGAGCTGGAGAAGCGCCGCAGGGAGCGTGGCTTTCGGGGCACCGAAGGCGCAGGCTCCGAGAATTATCATAAAACAGCCCAGCGGCAAAACAGAGCGGAGAGAGTAAAAACCTTTCATGGTGCCCCCCCTTTCTTTATCCCTCACCTCTCCCAAGTTCTCTTCTCTCTTTCACCTCTCCTCTGTGCATGCTCCAGGGCATGGAAAGAGAGAGGCAATGCCGGGCTGTAGAATCGGACGAAGTGCTATTTCCCGAGGAGGTTGGGGAAAAGGACAGTCCGGTAGTAACTGGAGTGGAGAGCTGCCACTGCGGGCCTTGTGAAGCCAAGGGTGCCTATGGCCTTGTCGGTTATCCCCTCCATGGTCCTGCCGAGGGCGTCGCTGAGGGGGCTCGTGATGAAGCCCATGGGGGTGAGGCGGTAAAGAGATCTGCCAAGAGAGAACAGGGATTTGCCGGTTTTTGCAAGAGGCACGAAATCCGTGAGGTGATCGATATATTCCCTGGCGGCACGCGTCACGTAATAGCCTTCAATGGTCACGGAATCATCAGCATTCCTTGAAGCCCTGAAGCGGACGGCGCCTTCGGTGGTGCCGGGAAATGGCCCCGAGCGTTTGTCGGGATTGAGAAAATGGAGCGTCAGCTCGCTTTTATTTTCCCCGTGGATCGTCTGCCGTGTGTCCACGACCGCCTCAAAGGTCCCGGCGGGCAACACGGCCCCCAGGCTCTGGAGCGGTTTCACTCCGTCCATCTTCACGATCACCCTGGTGATCGAGGGGTCCTGAAAGGGGCTTTTCTTCGCGCCGGCAGCTGTATGGTCGTGCCGGGGGATCTCCTCCCAGCGGCCCTCTCTCTCCACAGCGAGGATCGCTGCTGTGGGACCGTTGTTTGTTTTTCCCGCGGAGCCGCCGCAGAATATGCCGTCAAGCAGAAGGGTGTCAAGCTGCCCCTGCACATCCCTGTAAGTGCACTTCTGGTCAACAGCCCATATGGCATTCCCCCTGGCATCCAGGCCTTCGGAGGCCTGGCTCCCGGGATCCACCTCGCTTGGAGCTTTGAGGGAAAACCCCTCGGGGCCGTTCCCTGGCACAAGTATGAAAGGATCGCTGTCGGCAGCCTTTACAAGCCGTTTCAATGCGGGAGACAGCTCTTTTCCGCTTCCGGCCGGGGAGGGACGGGACGCAGTGACGCCGCTGCTTGCTTTGCCGGGGCTTCTCTCAAAAGTATCGCCAGGCAGTGATGCCGCAGCAGACGACGGTTCGCCACATTTGTGAGAGCCGGCCTTGTGAAGAGGCGGGGTCCCATGCAATGAGCCTGCAGGCCTGTTTTCCGATATCATAAGATGCTCCCTGCTTTGGATAAAAGCTCTTAATAAGAATAGCTTAAACCGGGCGCTTCGTCAATGAACACTTTGTTAAAATTCCGCAGCCCTGTCATTGCTGCCGCTTTTTTTCCAGCAGCAGGTCACTGTATGAGCAATGAACCAGATCGGCGTCCGGAATGCCGAAGAGACGCATATATTCATTGCACTGCTTGACGAGGGTATCCCTGCCGATCTTCCCTTCCTCAGAAATTGCTTCAATCTCTACATATGAGCCCAGCTCCGCCACGCTGTCGATATGGAACTTCACGTTGTCGATGAAGTATATCTCCCTCTTCTTGTCCACCACGACTTTTATCCCCAGGGAGCTCGTGAGAATGTCCTTCAATGATGAGCCGGGCGTAGGGTTGTAGAGGATTATCCGCGACTCCTTCGGATCGCTTTTGTCGTCTCTTTCGTAATAGATGAGCTTGTTTTCAATTGTCCCCTCTCTGAGCTTGAGGCGCCCTTTCGGCACATTGAAATAAGTGTCCACCTGGTGATCCTCCCCTGCAAACCTTGCATTTCTCGAGAGGAGGAGCTTCCTTACCGAATCAGCATCCGATGATTTCACCTTGATCTCAATGTTGAGCACTTTCATTGGTTACCGTCCTCCATGGGTCCGAATCACTTCCGCCAGCTTTTTATGCCTGTTCTTCGTGGCAGCCATAAGGGGAGTAGTGCCATACCTGTCTTTCTCATTGAGAGGCGCGCCTTTCTCTATAAGAAAGGCCGCTGCCTGGCAGAGCTCATCTTCACTGATCCCGCGCCTCGCCATAACATCTAAGGTTGCAGCCACCTCGTGCAGCACCGTCTCGCCTTCCTTGGTCTTTGCCCCTATGTTGGCCCTCTTTGAGAGAAGAAGGGCCAGCATGTCCTTTTTTGCCCTGAAAGCGGCAATGTGGAGAGGAGTCCGCCCGAAAGTGTCCAGTGCAAATACCCTCGCTCCCTTTGAGATAAGGAGATCCGCCACTTCCACTGCCCCGTCAAATGCGGCACAGTGAAGGGGGGTAAAGCCTTCGGTGGAGAAATCACTGGTGGTGACGCCTGTCGCATTGACGTCGGCTCCCTTTTCTATGAGAAATTCTGCGATCTCACGATTCCCTCTTTCGGCGGCGAAATGCAGGGCCGTGAAGCCCTGGCCTCCCGGTATGCCTGCTTCCCTCGCTTTCACGAGTGCAGGGGTTTTCGCTGCCAGGGCCTTTACCTTGGTGACATCATTCCTGCAGAGGGCGTCAAAAAACTCGTTGACCTGCGAGGCAAGAAGGTAGGTTCCCTTCGTCCTCGAGAGGAGGCGCACCGCATCCTTGCTGCCATTGGAGGATGCCCAGTCAATGGGAGTCTTTCCCTCCTTATCTTTTGCCCGGGGATCGGCGCCAAGGAACATCAGCAGCCCTATGATTTCCGCCTGGCCCTTATCCTGGCTGGCATTGGCAGCCCAGTGAAGGGCAGTGGCTCCGTAGGTGCGATCCTTCTCATCAACACGGGCGCCGTGCCTCAGCAGAGACTCCACGATCTTGACGTGGCCTTTGTAGGCCGCGTCCCGCAGGGGCGTGTAGCCGTCGTTATTTTTCGCGTTCACGTCGGCTCCATAGGCCATGAGCTCCACAGCAGCGCTCATATGTCCCCGGTAGGCAGCCCAGTGCAGAGGGGTGTTGCCGTGGGCCTCATCCCTCGCGTTTACAAGCTTCCTGTCAGACTGCAGCAGCCTTACGACTTCCTCTCTGTCGCCGTTTTTGGCCGCATCGTGAATAGGCGCGGCCCTGAGAGGAAAGGCTGCGATGAGTACCAGCAGCGACAGGGCAAGAAGAGTCCGCAGAGCTCTTTTCATGGTTCCCACCTCCAGTGTCAATAACCAACTATTTGACACACGGGAGGCGAGAGCCTCTTTTGGGAAGAAGCCCCGGGCCGGCGCTCGAGATGACGGCAGTACCGCGCCTGCCTGGCAAAAGCTCTCAGACCTTATTGATCCTCACTCACTCTTTTCTCCCTGTGTTGAAGAGGTTCTGACGGAACTTGGGCCAGGGGCTCGTGGCCAGGGTGCCGGTGCCGAAAAGGGCGTAAAATCTCTGATTGCGCGAGCCGAAATAGATGGTGCCGTCGCTCCCTATGGAGGGCGATGAATAGATATCGTCTGTCGTTCCATAGCTCCACCGGAGCGAGCCTGAGGCATTGAGGGCATAAAGCTTGTTGCTGTTTGAGCCGAAATAGATGGTGCCGTCGCTTCCTATGGCAGGAGAGGAATTGATTTCGTCGCCCGGGGTATAAGACCACCGGAGCGAGCCTGAGGCGTTAAGGGCAAAAAGCCTGTTGGTAGGGGCGCGTGAGCCGAAATAGATGGTGCCGTCGCTCGCTACGGCAGGAGAGGACATGCACCATTGTCCTATGCTTGCGGGATAACTCCACCGGAGTGAGCCTGAGGCATCTAGGGCATAAAAATTGCCGTCGCCTGAGCCGAAATACACAGTGCCGTCGCTTCCTATGGCAGGAGATGCATAGATTATATCACCCGTGGGATAGGTCCACCGGGGCGCGCCTGAGGCGTCAAGAGCATGAAGATTCCTATCGTTGGAGCCGAAATAAATAGTGCCATCACTCGCTATTGCCGGCGAAGAGTGGATTTCACCACCAGTCATGTAGATCCACCTGAGCGCGCCCGAAGCATTAAGGGCATAAAAATTCATATCATTCGAACCGAAATAGATGGTGCCGTCGCTTCCTATGGCAGGCGACAAAAAGATTTCACCTCCCGTCTGGTAACTCCATCGGGGCGAGCCTGAGGCATCTACCGCGTAGAATTTTTTATCGTCCGTGCCGAAATAAATGGTGCCATCGCTCCCTATGGCAGGAGAGCCTGTCTGCATGCACCCGCCTGCGGTGTAACTCCAACGGGGTGAGCCTGAGGCTGAAAAGGCATAGAGTTTGTAATCATCGGAGCCGAAATATACCGTGCCGTCGCTCCCTATGGCAGGAGAGGAACTGATCGGCCCTGCATAAGAATAGGTAAAGCTCCACCGGAGAGTGCCCGCAGGGGTCGGTGAAGGTGACGGCGACGGTGACGGTGACGGCGACGGCACGCCTCCACCCCCACCTCCTCCGCCCCCACCGGGAGAGGTGGTGGGAGTCGGTGCTGTCGGGGAAGGCGTGGGCGTTGTCGGGGATGGCGTGGGTGTTGTCGGGGAAGCCGTAGGCGTGGGCGAAGTGGCGTAGATATTATAGTTCTGCACAACTCCTCCGCCGCCGGGCGATGACACGTTGAGAACCGGGAAGGTATAACCTGTCAGAGAGAAATTGATGGAGTACTGCGTTCCCGGGGTGAGACCGTAAAAGATGATCCTCCCGTTGGCGTATGTTCCTGTCGCGCTCCAGTCAATGGTGGGCGGCGTGCTGTCTGTGAAGTAGCCTATCTTTACTCCCGTTGAAGGGGTGATTGAGGCTGCGACTCCTGAAACTGCAGGCCTTGCGCTTTTGGAAGGGAGTGCGGCATCGACGATGACATAATCCTTCGTGGTATCGTAGGGATTATCGGGGCCGGCGATCTGGTTCCACTGCGAGACCTGCACCACCGTGCGGTCCACGCCTGCCGTGTCGCCTGTCACCGAGAGGCTGTTGAGCTCAGTGGTGACATAATCAGCCTTGCTGAAGGTGATTGTGTAAGTCCCCGACGGCACGCCGGTGAAGCGGTACTGACCGTTCTGGTCTGTCGTCGTAGAGCTGACAGTCACCGTCTCTTTCGGAATCCTGAGGAAGTCCTTGATAAAATTCCCGCCCCGGGCCTGCGAGAGGGTGCATGCGGCGCCCTGCACAGGAGTGCTCGTGATGGTGTCGCGGAGCGTGCCTGATACGGAATAGGCCTGGGAAGTCTCTCCTCCTCCACTTCCGCCCCAGTATGACGCGCCCGATTCGCCGCCGCCTCCCGCGCAGCCTCCCAGAATCAGGGCCATGGAAAGAATGACTGCCCAGAGAAACGAGAAAATATTACTCATCTTATTCATTGGTCTTTGCTCCTTTCAATGCTGCAACAAAAACTCATATATTACCATGCTGAGGACCATGCGAGGGTGAAAAGAAACTGGAAATGGGAAGTATGACTCAATAAACGAAGTATAGCATAATAGTGAAAAATTGTCCATCGGATATGTTTCCCCCACCGGACCATATTTCCCCGGTATTGCATAGTAATGTTACCGCGGGCACTTTGAATGCCGCCTCATAAAATCTTTCCAACGAAAAGAAATTCCACCCGGCGACAGATCCGGTCTTACACGCATGAAAACCGGTCCAATCCTTCGCTGACTTACGCTCTATGGCCTTCAGGGTCATTTTTGACCTCTTCGACCCTTTCAGGCCCTCTGGAGGGCATCCTGCGATGGCCTTTTATCGTTGCAGTGATAAGGTTTTTAAAGGGTGCCTTATTTGATATTTCATCATCGTTATGATATCATATAATCATGGATACACATGAGACCCATTCTATCTCCAATATGTTCCTCCCTGATGAAGAAGAGCTTCTTCACCTCGGTGATTCGCTTTCTTCACAGGACTGCGAGGATATGCTCCTCCTCCCGGAGCCTTATGAGCTTCCCGCGGAGGGGCCCTGCAGGCCTGAGCACCTCGTCAAAATCACCAGGGAAGGCCTCATCCCCGAAGCGGAAAGGCTCACCGGGGACATCACCTTCGGCTCAATCGACAGGGATGAGCGGGCATCACGGATCGATTTCACCCTCTGTGAGGCAGTCCGCGGCCGCCAGGCGCTGGACATTGTGCTTGGGGGCCTTCTTGTCACTCTTAAAACGAAAGGGGTTGATCAGTTAGGATACCGCTCCATGGGAGTCTTCGCCACGGAGCATCTCTCGTTCTCGGGGCGCACCGCGTCGGAGCTGATGCACAACTTCGAGCTTCTCAGGGCGCTCCCCCTCACGCGGGAGGCCTATCTTGAGGGCAGGATCGCAAAGAGCGCCCTCAGACATCTGTCGAGGGTCGCCACCCCTGAGAACGAGGCTGAATGGCTTGCCATTGCCAGTGGGCGCTCTCTGTGCGGCCTTGAGCGGGAAGTGAAGAAGGCTCTCGCAGAAGAGAAAGCCGATGGGGCGCCCGGTTCTGAAGAAAGTCTGCGCGCGGCGGGCGGAGCATACGATGATTCTCACGGCGACGGGGATGAAGGCACGATGATGTATTTCACTGTGCCGCCCTCCCTTGCCCTCACCTGGGACTTCGCCCTCTCCCTCTTCAGGGACAAAGAGCACTATGACGGGCCCTCCGCCGGCTTCGTCGAGGCGATGCTGGCGAACTTCATGGCCTCGGGGCACGTTGCCCCAGAGCTTCAAGCCCTTGATGACAGGGGGAACCGCCCCATATTCTCCCGGGTACCCCTCCTGAAGAGGCGGATGGGAAACCGCCGCGGGAGCGATCCTGATGAGGTCACCTGGAAAGACGGCGAGGGAGAGGCCGGTGAGACTCCGTGGTCTTCCCAGTGGAGCATCTTCTTCCCGTCGTGGCTGGAGGAGGCCCGGCCGGGAAGAGACGTCGGGGTCTCCGCCAAGGCGATTGCGAATCGCCTCCGGAAGGCCGCCTCCATCCGCCAGAGGCTCGACGTGGCCGCGGGAATGCTCCTTCGGGCGATGGATGAGCGGCAGCTCCACCGCCTTCTCGGCTTTGAGTTCATCGAGGATTATGCCGGTGAGCGCTGCGGCTTCTCGATGGCCCAGACCCGCCAGCTCATCAGGCTCGCCGAGGGCTTCCACCGCCACTCCCTTACCGAGGATGCCTTCAGGAAGGGCATCATCACCAGGGAGCAGGCTCGCCTCATTCTTCCCGTCGTGGACTCCAGGAATGAGTCACAGTGGATCGCTTATGCCGCGAGCGTGCCCACGGCGGACCTCAGGGAAGAGGCAGAGCGCTCTGCGAGGATCCTGGAGTATGACTGCCTGGTCTCCCATAATTACATACTTCTTCCCGGATTCCGCTACGTCACTGACGAGAGGTTTCACAACCTGCCGGAGGAAGTGCAGGACATCATAAGGACCGGGTCCTGGTACACAGGCCCTTCCCTCAATCCTTCGTGGCCTCTCACGTCAGATGACGAGGAGCTTATTGCGAGCCGCGACAGGCACTTTGATGCGCCCTGGAGGTATTTCAGAGATGTGGAAGAGATGCTCGCCTCACAGGCCTCCATGAAAATTGAAAAAAAATCCACCCTGTGTGCGGGCCTCGAAAACCAGTCGGGGAGCGATCAACTGCATGCGG carries:
- a CDS encoding ATP-binding protein codes for the protein MKITVNNDLQEIKRLTTELADFGSSERLASKVIHDITLALEEIVTNIISYGYDDFESHEIVIDLQMLADELSVEISDDGTPFNPLEIPPPDLNAPLDEREIGGLGIFLVRQFMDDVAYRHENQRNILTLRKKLSH
- a CDS encoding class IV adenylate cyclase, with the protein product MKVLNIEIKVKSSDADSVRKLLLSRNARFAGEDHQVDTYFNVPKGRLKLREGTIENKLIYYERDDKSDPKESRIILYNPTPGSSLKDILTSSLGIKVVVDKKREIYFIDNVKFHIDSVAELGSYVEIEAISEEGKIGRDTLVKQCNEYMRLFGIPDADLVHCSYSDLLLEKKRQQ
- a CDS encoding ankyrin repeat domain-containing protein; the encoded protein is MKRALRTLLALSLLVLIAAFPLRAAPIHDAAKNGDREEVVRLLQSDRKLVNARDEAHGNTPLHWAAYRGHMSAAVELMAYGADVNAKNNDGYTPLRDAAYKGHVKIVESLLRHGARVDEKDRTYGATALHWAANASQDKGQAEIIGLLMFLGADPRAKDKEGKTPIDWASSNGSKDAVRLLSRTKGTYLLASQVNEFFDALCRNDVTKVKALAAKTPALVKAREAGIPGGQGFTALHFAAERGNREIAEFLIEKGADVNATGVTTSDFSTEGFTPLHCAAFDGAVEVADLLISKGARVFALDTFGRTPLHIAAFRAKKDMLALLLSKRANIGAKTKEGETVLHEVAATLDVMARRGISEDELCQAAAFLIEKGAPLNEKDRYGTTPLMAATKNRHKKLAEVIRTHGGR
- a CDS encoding PQQ-binding-like beta-propeller repeat protein, with translation MNKMSNIFSFLWAVILSMALILGGCAGGGGESGASYWGGSGGGETSQAYSVSGTLRDTITSTPVQGAACTLSQARGGNFIKDFLRIPKETVTVSSTTTDQNGQYRFTGVPSGTYTITFSKADYVTTELNSLSVTGDTAGVDRTVVQVSQWNQIAGPDNPYDTTKDYVIVDAALPSKSARPAVSGVAASITPSTGVKIGYFTDSTPPTIDWSATGTYANGRIIFYGLTPGTQYSINFSLTGYTFPVLNVSSPGGGGVVQNYNIYATSPTPTASPTTPTPSPTTPTPSPTAPTPTTSPGGGGGGGGGGVPSPSPSPSPSPSPTPAGTLRWSFTYSYAGPISSSPAIGSDGTVYFGSDDYKLYAFSASGSPRWSYTAGGCMQTGSPAIGSDGTIYFGTDDKKFYAVDASGSPRWSYQTGGEIFLSPAIGSDGTIYFGSNDMNFYALNASGALRWIYMTGGEIHSSPAIASDGTIYFGSNDRNLHALDASGAPRWTYPTGDIIYASPAIGSDGTVYFGSGDGNFYALDASGSLRWSYPASIGQWCMSSPAVASDGTIYFGSRAPTNRLFALNASGSLRWSYTPGDEINSSPAIGSDGTIYFGSNSNKLYALNASGSLRWSYGTTDDIYSSPSIGSDGTIYFGSRNQRFYALFGTGTLATSPWPKFRQNLFNTGRKE
- a CDS encoding HNH endonuclease signature motif containing protein; the protein is MDTHETHSISNMFLPDEEELLHLGDSLSSQDCEDMLLLPEPYELPAEGPCRPEHLVKITREGLIPEAERLTGDITFGSIDRDERASRIDFTLCEAVRGRQALDIVLGGLLVTLKTKGVDQLGYRSMGVFATEHLSFSGRTASELMHNFELLRALPLTREAYLEGRIAKSALRHLSRVATPENEAEWLAIASGRSLCGLEREVKKALAEEKADGAPGSEESLRAAGGAYDDSHGDGDEGTMMYFTVPPSLALTWDFALSLFRDKEHYDGPSAGFVEAMLANFMASGHVAPELQALDDRGNRPIFSRVPLLKRRMGNRRGSDPDEVTWKDGEGEAGETPWSSQWSIFFPSWLEEARPGRDVGVSAKAIANRLRKAASIRQRLDVAAGMLLRAMDERQLHRLLGFEFIEDYAGERCGFSMAQTRQLIRLAEGFHRHSLTEDAFRKGIITREQARLILPVVDSRNESQWIAYAASVPTADLREEAERSARILEYDCLVSHNYILLPGFRYVTDERFHNLPEEVQDIIRTGSWYTGPSLNPSWPLTSDDEELIASRDRHFDAPWRYFRDVEEMLASQASMKIEKKSTLCAGLENQSGSDQLHAGVCNGEEQAPHGHGCENALCSCHQSLEKAREACTIPRGESPDEAFLVDILSAGDPSQAAGSAMMIKFFLPRELEALWNLAAHAFLGRLALAEGTESPILPEEKFLAALLADYLVTEGTLKKAAHHHTIMKRDRFRCQTPGCRCRRNLHVHHIIRRSQGGTDDPWNLIVLCEACHLHLLHNLRTLTVRGRAPYELTFTFGSLSEGTPFLVYEKGLLAEPGVFMKSR